One Edaphobacter flagellatus genomic region harbors:
- a CDS encoding glycosyltransferase: MSLLLQILFWCAVIGTVTSTIYVLMVVVAAIRFGLRRRRDDKPGDFLPPLSVLKPLHGLEPGLEENLRTFFEQDYRAYQPEFELLFCARYESDKGLQLAQTIGARYPQVQARYLTCGEPQYPNAKMYSLGVMAEAARYEHVVTSDADARIDHSLLRRVVQPLADPKLALSSCLYLGTSDVSDLTTQLDAVGKSVEMSSGVLVADMVEGGTKFSLGVLAAQRKKSFADAGGYNDLGQYYAEDYVLGHRLAEQGQNVIMSASIIRLVVPKTPFVVSFKNQLRWMQSTRRSRPWGHLGTGLTFSVPFGLLGLLWGVFADRPELGLLWLLATCANRWLQAGVMLRALGEPKWIWQTFIYPLRDFLGGVLWLSSYLPGQVYYHGGKYSIDTDGKYKAIS; the protein is encoded by the coding sequence ATGAGCTTGTTGCTGCAGATTCTGTTTTGGTGTGCCGTGATCGGCACGGTAACCTCCACAATTTATGTGTTGATGGTCGTAGTTGCGGCGATACGGTTTGGCTTGCGCCGTCGTCGCGATGACAAGCCGGGGGATTTTCTGCCTCCGCTAAGTGTGCTGAAGCCGTTGCACGGACTCGAGCCGGGACTGGAAGAGAATCTTAGGACCTTCTTCGAGCAGGACTATCGCGCATATCAGCCGGAGTTTGAACTGCTGTTTTGCGCGCGATATGAGTCAGACAAGGGGCTGCAGCTCGCCCAAACGATTGGAGCTCGCTACCCACAGGTGCAGGCGCGATATCTCACCTGCGGTGAGCCGCAGTATCCTAACGCGAAGATGTATTCGCTTGGCGTGATGGCGGAAGCGGCGCGTTATGAGCATGTTGTGACGAGCGATGCTGATGCGCGAATCGATCACAGCCTTCTAAGGAGAGTAGTGCAGCCTCTGGCGGATCCGAAGCTGGCATTATCGTCATGTCTCTACCTGGGAACTTCGGATGTGTCTGACCTGACAACGCAGCTCGATGCAGTGGGCAAGAGCGTCGAAATGAGCTCGGGGGTGCTGGTGGCTGACATGGTGGAGGGAGGCACAAAATTCTCTCTGGGTGTGCTGGCAGCTCAACGTAAAAAATCATTTGCCGATGCGGGAGGCTACAACGATCTGGGCCAGTATTACGCAGAGGATTATGTTTTAGGGCACCGGCTGGCAGAGCAGGGGCAGAACGTAATCATGTCCGCATCGATCATCAGGCTGGTGGTGCCTAAGACGCCATTCGTCGTCTCGTTCAAGAATCAGTTGCGCTGGATGCAGAGCACGCGGCGATCGCGTCCGTGGGGCCATCTGGGGACAGGGCTGACGTTTTCCGTCCCGTTTGGTTTACTGGGATTGCTGTGGGGCGTGTTCGCTGACAGGCCCGAGTTAGGGTTGTTGTGGCTGCTGGCGACGTGCGCGAACCGCTGGCTTCAGGCTGGTGTGATGCTGCGTGCATTGGGCGAGCCGAAGTGGATATGGCAGACCTTTATCTATCCGTTGCGCGATTTTCTGGGAGGAGTGCTCTGGCTCTCCAGCTACCTGCCTGGACAGGTTTATTACCACGGGGGCAAGTATTCGATTGATACGGATGGCAAGTATAAGGCGATCAGCTGA
- a CDS encoding ArnT family glycosyltransferase produces MNLTDTQFVAIQPSTAAEAAQERVSSAVDISIKQTWNLRSIAVIVAAWLLLQIGGLFTPGLLDDVDSIYTEIAREMLVRHDYITPYINGVRFFDKPPLMYWLSAASMRVFGAYDWAARLPLALGMLALLLAIYALGSRLFRDISPASTPDRGGFYAALAMATCVGPYLYTRFYIPDIVLTLWMTVGVHLFLIALDRIRKNRSALLPALGFAAVMALNVLTKGLIGLVFPIGFVIGYLALTRQIRLLSQLHLLASTTVFLAIAAPWHILAALRTPAIPLPPGLGLPARGGWAWFYLYNEHIARFLGKRIPHDYGQVPIPLFWLLSALWVMPWAAFLVPAIVTHIRDLRQRTAVTARRCEAALSLLLWAGLVLGFFTLSSRQEYYNLPAIPALALMAGGLLARADAGLPSARDSALRWSRWCLVPLSTLIAVVCGYFAITAPKPAPGTDIASLLAANPEFYNLSLGHIFDLTGAAMGLFRGPLVIVALAMLVVGPVSYILRHRGQLCAANLTLGVAMTFALLGAHEGLTRFYPIIGSKELAVAINHAGLQPADQIILDGELTSGSSLAFYTRHQLHLINGNVNGLWYGSLWPDSPRIFESEDSLRQLWAGPRRVFLFTYNPAVRQHDLDPYGASHILASSGGKTILSNH; encoded by the coding sequence GTGAACCTGACCGATACCCAGTTCGTAGCAATCCAACCCAGCACTGCCGCCGAGGCAGCGCAAGAGCGTGTGAGCTCTGCGGTAGATATCTCCATCAAGCAAACATGGAACCTTCGCTCCATAGCCGTCATCGTCGCTGCGTGGCTGCTCTTGCAGATTGGAGGGCTCTTCACTCCCGGGCTGCTCGATGATGTGGATTCCATCTACACTGAAATCGCGCGTGAGATGCTGGTGCGTCATGACTACATTACTCCATACATCAATGGCGTCCGCTTCTTTGATAAGCCGCCGCTGATGTACTGGTTGTCGGCCGCCAGTATGCGTGTCTTCGGAGCGTATGACTGGGCAGCGCGACTGCCACTGGCGTTGGGGATGCTGGCGCTATTGCTGGCTATCTATGCACTCGGTAGCCGTCTCTTTCGCGACATCTCGCCCGCTTCCACTCCTGACAGAGGCGGCTTTTATGCGGCGCTCGCCATGGCGACCTGCGTAGGACCGTATCTCTATACGCGTTTTTATATTCCGGATATTGTTCTTACGCTGTGGATGACGGTAGGCGTTCACCTCTTTCTGATCGCACTGGATCGCATCCGCAAAAATCGTTCGGCGCTTTTGCCTGCACTGGGTTTTGCAGCTGTCATGGCACTCAATGTCCTTACCAAAGGGTTAATCGGCCTGGTCTTTCCCATTGGCTTTGTGATTGGATACCTGGCGCTCACGCGCCAGATACGACTTCTTTCGCAGCTTCACCTGCTCGCGAGCACTACAGTCTTTCTTGCGATCGCCGCACCGTGGCATATCCTTGCGGCACTGCGAACCCCCGCCATTCCTCTTCCCCCCGGGCTTGGGCTTCCAGCTAGAGGCGGGTGGGCCTGGTTCTATCTCTACAACGAGCACATCGCCCGCTTCCTCGGCAAACGTATTCCGCATGACTATGGACAAGTTCCCATCCCGCTCTTCTGGCTACTGAGTGCACTATGGGTGATGCCGTGGGCAGCTTTCCTTGTGCCCGCGATTGTCACGCACATCCGCGACCTGCGCCAGCGCACTGCAGTAACAGCACGCCGCTGTGAGGCCGCGCTTTCGCTGCTTCTCTGGGCGGGGCTCGTGCTTGGATTTTTCACCCTCTCCAGCCGCCAGGAGTACTACAACCTCCCCGCCATCCCCGCACTTGCGCTCATGGCAGGAGGGCTTCTTGCACGCGCCGATGCCGGGCTACCCTCCGCGCGAGATAGTGCTTTGCGATGGTCGCGCTGGTGTTTAGTGCCGCTCAGTACATTGATTGCGGTCGTCTGCGGATACTTCGCGATCACCGCACCGAAACCCGCGCCAGGCACCGATATCGCGTCGCTACTTGCAGCGAATCCCGAGTTCTACAATCTCTCCCTTGGTCACATCTTTGATCTCACAGGCGCTGCCATGGGACTCTTCCGCGGCCCACTTGTAATTGTCGCCCTCGCAATGCTCGTCGTCGGCCCGGTCAGCTACATTCTCCGCCACCGCGGACAGCTCTGCGCCGCGAACCTTACCCTCGGCGTAGCGATGACCTTTGCGCTGCTCGGAGCGCATGAAGGCCTTACGCGCTTCTACCCCATCATCGGCTCAAAAGAACTTGCCGTTGCCATCAATCACGCCGGCCTGCAACCCGCGGACCAGATCATCCTTGACGGTGAATTAACCTCCGGTTCGTCGCTTGCCTTCTACACCCGGCATCAACTTCATCTCATCAACGGCAACGTCAATGGACTCTGGTACGGAAGCCTCTGGCCTGACTCTCCACGCATCTTCGAGAGCGAAGACTCGCTACGCCAGCTATGGGCAGGACCGCGCCGCGTCTTCCTCTTTACTTATAACCCAGCGGTACGCCAGCATGATCTGGATCCTTACGGTGCCTCCCACATCCTTGCTTCATCAGGAGGCAAGACGATTCTCAGCAACCACTAG
- a CDS encoding ArnT family glycosyltransferase yields the protein MTSPTLSAFPTASISQPLSIRNGPRRSTALFTLVGLWLAIYFAALFAPPLLDDADASHANAARHMALSGDMVTLTVNGIRYLEKAPLPYWLDALSFRVFGFNTFAAHLPEAIGVLLLALLGYHWATRAWSSRAGFYAGISILTATGVFLFTRIYIPEVLLSLFLSTALYCLLQASESSKGSYAYVMWTALALAVLTKGLVALVFFFGAAVIYLALTGEYKNWRALKPFSGLLLFFAIAAPWHILAGLRNTGGMNGHGFFWFYFINEHFLRFLGKRYPKDYNKLPGYLFWSLHLVWLFPWSLFFPIAILQGWRQRQTFRAYSNFASRTALLFLVFAVLVLVFFSISTNQEYYTFPVYLPLLALIAAALVRAESTYNEDQRSRHWIGYAHATYTAIGIAAAIALAYGLWSSRNLPFVPDIGEMLAHRGVGDYTLSMSHFFDLTGPSFAALRLPAALAMLALAVGPVIAWRLRSKRQHLASTTTIALTSGVFLIAAHIALIRFAPMLSSANLAGTIRQMEQNRSIAPDTQILLYGDQSYGSSIAFYLGRIVYLVDGRSSSMLFGSTFQDAPRIFLTQDDLLHIWGTGERKILFVPLEKRDDVDKLLGSHKILIKETSGKALFTDRPLDH from the coding sequence ATGACCAGCCCAACCCTAAGCGCGTTTCCCACAGCATCCATATCCCAGCCTCTATCTATCCGGAATGGACCGCGGCGCTCCACGGCCTTGTTCACCCTCGTCGGACTCTGGTTGGCGATCTACTTCGCTGCTCTCTTTGCGCCCCCGCTGCTCGACGATGCTGACGCATCACATGCCAATGCTGCTCGTCATATGGCTCTCTCCGGCGACATGGTGACGCTGACAGTTAACGGCATCCGTTACCTAGAGAAAGCCCCGCTGCCCTACTGGCTCGACGCGCTCAGCTTCCGTGTCTTCGGGTTCAACACCTTTGCGGCGCACCTTCCTGAGGCTATCGGCGTCCTGCTGCTGGCTTTGCTCGGATACCACTGGGCAACACGTGCATGGAGCAGCCGCGCAGGCTTCTACGCTGGCATCAGCATATTGACGGCGACCGGAGTCTTTCTCTTCACACGCATTTATATCCCCGAAGTTCTGTTATCACTCTTTTTGTCGACAGCACTTTACTGTCTGCTGCAGGCCTCTGAATCATCGAAAGGCTCCTACGCGTACGTCATGTGGACAGCGTTGGCGCTCGCAGTACTTACCAAGGGCCTCGTCGCATTGGTCTTCTTCTTTGGAGCGGCCGTTATTTACCTTGCTCTCACGGGCGAATATAAGAACTGGCGTGCGCTGAAGCCCTTTTCCGGGCTGCTCCTCTTTTTCGCGATAGCCGCCCCCTGGCACATTCTGGCCGGGCTTCGAAATACCGGCGGCATGAACGGCCACGGTTTCTTCTGGTTCTACTTCATTAACGAGCATTTCCTGCGCTTCCTCGGCAAGCGTTATCCCAAGGACTACAACAAGCTCCCCGGCTATCTCTTCTGGAGCCTGCATCTTGTCTGGTTATTTCCGTGGAGCCTGTTCTTTCCCATTGCCATTCTCCAGGGTTGGCGTCAACGACAAACGTTTAGGGCCTATAGTAATTTCGCTTCCCGTACGGCTTTACTATTTCTTGTCTTTGCCGTACTTGTCCTTGTCTTCTTTTCCATTTCCACCAATCAGGAGTACTACACCTTCCCCGTTTATTTGCCGCTGCTGGCACTGATTGCAGCGGCACTGGTGCGTGCTGAAAGTACATACAACGAAGACCAGCGCTCGCGACACTGGATCGGCTATGCCCACGCCACTTACACCGCCATCGGCATAGCCGCAGCAATCGCACTCGCCTATGGCCTGTGGAGCAGCCGCAACCTTCCTTTCGTTCCTGATATTGGCGAAATGCTCGCACATCGCGGCGTTGGCGACTATACGCTCTCAATGTCACATTTCTTCGACCTTACGGGCCCCAGCTTCGCTGCTCTACGGCTTCCCGCCGCACTCGCCATGCTTGCCCTGGCTGTTGGACCTGTAATCGCATGGCGACTACGTAGCAAACGTCAACATCTCGCTTCTACAACTACCATTGCACTCACCAGCGGTGTATTCCTCATTGCGGCGCATATCGCTCTCATCCGCTTTGCCCCTATGCTCTCCTCCGCAAATCTTGCGGGAACGATTCGACAGATGGAGCAGAATCGCTCTATCGCTCCGGACACACAGATACTTCTCTACGGAGACCAGTCCTACGGCTCTTCCATCGCCTTCTATCTTGGCCGAATCGTCTATCTCGTCGATGGGCGCTCCTCTTCTATGCTTTTCGGCTCCACCTTTCAGGATGCCCCACGCATCTTCCTCACTCAGGACGATTTATTGCACATTTGGGGAACAGGCGAACGCAAAATCCTCTTCGTTCCACTTGAAAAGCGAGATGACGTCGACAAACTGCTCGGCAGCCATAAAATTCTCATCAAGGAAACGTCGGGTAAGGCTCTCTTCACCGATCGTCCTCTCGATCATTAG
- a CDS encoding Ppx/GppA phosphatase family protein, producing MPTFAAIDIGSNSCRLKIATAHAHRLKTLHEDREVTRLGESVFQTGVISPEAMAATIRALKRFHKAVQMHVADKVRVVATSAMRDARNAQAFTEWVLSATGWNVEVISGLEEGRLIHLGVITHEIGARGRCVLIDLGGGSCEITLSDGGRIKAMASLPLGAVRLQQEFLQADPPQKEDVARLKQFIDRELKKAERRIGMPRSALVIATSGTAAALAEAAGHVRKKSSAGKKTLQKKRLEHVGSMTAEVAEVRALADKLAKMRDEQRAAVPGIGPRRSEIIVGGAFVYASLMERFGLKSFRYSALGLRDGILAQMLGDVDLRGSVHQKIESERWAGVLEVCNRYSIELRRVEPIRQHVVELFDALARVHELPEEYKLWLESAAMMQDVGKFMNHQGHHRHAQYIIANSEIFGFSPEQRAIVSALARYLGKTRPDPMDRVLRTIPVEEHTNLVRAIVLLRLAVALNQDRASAVVRLRTHVYPKRVLLELVPGRGGAELEAWSVKKEAAYFREIFRRELFVEVV from the coding sequence ATGCCGACGTTTGCGGCGATTGATATCGGATCGAACTCCTGCCGGCTGAAGATAGCGACTGCTCACGCGCATCGGCTGAAGACGTTGCATGAGGACCGCGAGGTAACGCGGTTGGGTGAGAGCGTCTTTCAAACCGGGGTCATCTCACCCGAAGCCATGGCCGCGACGATTCGCGCATTGAAGCGCTTTCATAAAGCAGTGCAAATGCACGTCGCCGACAAGGTTCGCGTGGTGGCGACCAGCGCGATGCGCGACGCGCGCAACGCGCAGGCGTTTACGGAGTGGGTGCTTTCAGCAACTGGCTGGAATGTCGAAGTTATCTCCGGGTTGGAGGAGGGCCGGCTGATTCATCTGGGCGTCATCACACATGAAATTGGTGCTCGAGGCCGCTGTGTGCTGATCGATCTCGGTGGTGGAAGCTGCGAGATCACGCTCTCTGATGGCGGGAGAATCAAAGCTATGGCCAGCCTTCCGCTTGGGGCTGTGCGTTTGCAGCAGGAATTTTTGCAGGCGGACCCTCCACAGAAGGAAGACGTTGCCAGGTTGAAGCAGTTTATCGACCGCGAATTGAAGAAGGCGGAACGTCGCATCGGCATGCCTCGTTCTGCTCTGGTGATTGCAACCTCGGGTACCGCAGCCGCGTTGGCCGAAGCGGCCGGGCATGTTCGCAAGAAGAGTTCGGCGGGGAAGAAGACTCTGCAGAAGAAGCGGTTAGAGCATGTTGGTTCGATGACTGCCGAAGTAGCCGAGGTGCGTGCTCTGGCTGACAAGCTGGCGAAGATGCGCGACGAACAGCGAGCCGCCGTGCCGGGTATCGGTCCGCGCCGGTCGGAGATCATCGTTGGCGGCGCGTTTGTGTATGCCAGCCTGATGGAACGCTTCGGGCTGAAATCATTCCGTTACTCGGCACTTGGTCTGCGCGATGGCATTCTGGCACAGATGCTCGGCGATGTGGACCTGCGCGGCTCGGTGCATCAGAAGATCGAGAGCGAACGCTGGGCGGGTGTTCTTGAAGTATGCAATCGTTACAGTATTGAACTGCGACGCGTCGAGCCCATTCGGCAGCACGTCGTTGAGTTATTCGATGCGCTCGCGCGTGTTCATGAGCTTCCGGAGGAATACAAGCTTTGGCTTGAATCGGCGGCGATGATGCAGGATGTCGGCAAGTTTATGAATCACCAGGGACACCATCGCCATGCGCAGTACATCATTGCGAACTCCGAAATCTTTGGCTTCTCCCCGGAGCAGAGAGCTATTGTGAGCGCATTGGCACGTTACCTGGGCAAGACCCGTCCCGATCCGATGGATCGGGTGCTGAGGACGATCCCCGTGGAGGAGCACACAAACCTTGTGCGGGCGATTGTGTTGCTGCGCCTTGCCGTCGCGTTGAACCAGGATCGCGCCAGCGCTGTTGTGCGTCTGCGCACGCACGTGTATCCGAAGAGGGTCTTGCTGGAATTAGTCCCCGGCCGTGGCGGGGCAGAGTTGGAAGCCTGGTCGGTGAAGAAAGAAGCCGCTTACTTCCGCGAGATCTTCCGGCGCGAGCTCTTTGTCGAAGTGGTGTAA
- a CDS encoding SixA phosphatase family protein, with product MNLFVLRHASAGVRRPNPLLDIKRPLDKDGKRHCLHLAHTLNALKVQFDLIVSSPLKRSIQTASLVGTETGYESQILISKALAPEATYSDFQRMLSECRLYENLLVVGHNPNITQFLATLLVPPLATPLPRIRLRKGSLARLSFDRAPATLLWLLDPRTVRALYTTSTKSSRRKISRK from the coding sequence ATGAACCTTTTCGTCCTTCGGCACGCATCAGCGGGAGTTCGACGCCCGAACCCCCTGCTCGACATCAAACGCCCACTTGATAAGGACGGCAAACGCCACTGCTTACATCTGGCACATACGCTCAATGCGCTGAAGGTTCAGTTTGATCTGATCGTCTCCAGCCCCCTGAAGCGTAGCATTCAAACTGCCTCGCTGGTTGGAACTGAAACCGGCTACGAGAGCCAGATCCTGATCTCAAAGGCATTGGCACCCGAAGCTACCTACAGTGACTTTCAGAGGATGCTCTCGGAGTGCAGACTCTACGAGAATCTTCTCGTCGTCGGTCACAACCCGAATATCACTCAGTTTCTTGCGACGCTGCTTGTTCCGCCTTTAGCAACACCACTTCCGCGTATCCGATTGCGCAAAGGTTCTTTGGCCAGGTTGTCGTTCGATCGCGCTCCGGCAACACTACTGTGGTTGCTCGACCCCCGCACGGTACGTGCCCTTTACACCACTTCGACAAAGAGCTCGCGCCGGAAGATCTCGCGGAAGTAA
- a CDS encoding M1 family metallopeptidase: MPRYFLAILLILSPLAGVAQLSVATNSPNGLPLSQRVVAYSIDARLDTNKKALDATESLTYRNLTGQPLTTFPFHLYLNAFRPESTFTAETRFAGSIRDNLRDSDYPKEKTGGITISHIEADGYGDLTSSLRFTAPDDGNMQDHTVAEITLPRPLAPNESVTFHFAFHDKFPLSVARNGYKRDFIMGGQWFPKVGVFWHGAWNCHQYHATTEFFSDFGTYNVRLTVPRNYVIGASGVPTGQQANSDGTRSYSFIGEDIHDFAFAASPNFKVTDAIYLSSLGPVQIHVLALAAHPHIAQRYLDITRNSLAEFERRYGPYPYKIITVVDPEPSSEMEGMEYPTLVTGDGSWSGIFRLTELTTNHEFGHQYWYGMVATNEFEEAWLDEGINSYTEVTTLASIYGAKTSVVGQPYANLGDRALQRITYLLAPDYDPVTRPAWKFRNSTSYGAVTYGKTATFLETLEGIIGRDTMDEAMRTYFQRFKFTHPTAEDFLRTIEEVAVARGKAVANSTNVSLTTPETSTLPAVNSTLRPFLNQAVYGTQMLDYAVDRISSDEIPASKGKNGKPQYQSTVILRRKGDFILPVTAEIAFADGTKLREHWDGVDRWTQFTYMREAKIISAEIDPDHVIPLDRNAFNNSFTMQSNGIPARKLATLWLELHQLAQQLLAWIV; the protein is encoded by the coding sequence ATGCCGCGATACTTTCTTGCTATACTCCTGATCCTTTCGCCACTGGCAGGCGTAGCACAGCTCAGCGTTGCCACCAACTCGCCGAATGGTCTTCCTCTTTCGCAACGGGTTGTTGCGTATTCGATCGACGCGCGACTTGACACGAATAAAAAAGCGCTCGACGCGACCGAATCCCTAACGTACCGTAACCTGACTGGACAACCACTCACGACATTTCCCTTTCATCTCTACCTGAACGCGTTCCGTCCTGAGTCGACCTTTACAGCAGAGACTAGGTTTGCTGGCAGCATCCGTGACAATCTGCGTGACAGCGACTATCCGAAGGAAAAGACCGGCGGCATCACGATTTCTCACATCGAAGCCGATGGTTATGGAGACCTGACATCATCACTGCGGTTCACTGCGCCCGATGACGGCAACATGCAGGATCACACCGTCGCCGAGATTACTCTGCCGCGCCCTCTGGCTCCGAACGAGTCTGTTACTTTTCACTTCGCATTTCACGACAAATTTCCGCTCTCGGTCGCGCGCAACGGTTATAAACGCGACTTCATTATGGGTGGGCAATGGTTTCCTAAAGTCGGTGTCTTCTGGCACGGCGCGTGGAACTGCCACCAGTATCACGCGACGACGGAGTTCTTCTCGGACTTCGGCACCTATAATGTCCGCCTGACCGTGCCTCGCAACTATGTCATCGGAGCAAGCGGCGTACCCACGGGGCAACAGGCGAACTCAGATGGCACACGGAGCTATAGCTTCATAGGCGAAGACATTCACGACTTCGCCTTTGCGGCCAGTCCGAACTTCAAGGTCACGGACGCAATTTATCTATCCTCGCTTGGGCCTGTACAGATTCACGTCTTAGCGCTGGCGGCCCATCCGCATATTGCTCAACGCTATCTCGATATCACACGCAACTCGCTGGCTGAGTTTGAGCGGCGATATGGGCCTTACCCTTACAAGATCATCACTGTCGTCGATCCTGAGCCCAGCTCAGAGATGGAAGGGATGGAGTATCCGACACTTGTCACAGGCGATGGTTCCTGGAGTGGCATCTTCAGGCTGACGGAGCTCACCACAAATCATGAATTCGGCCATCAGTACTGGTATGGGATGGTTGCAACGAACGAGTTTGAAGAGGCTTGGCTGGACGAAGGCATCAACAGCTATACCGAGGTCACAACGCTTGCCAGTATCTACGGAGCCAAGACCTCCGTCGTGGGGCAGCCTTATGCCAATCTGGGTGACCGGGCATTGCAACGTATTACGTATCTCCTGGCCCCTGACTACGATCCGGTAACACGTCCTGCTTGGAAGTTCCGCAACAGCACTTCGTATGGCGCAGTCACATACGGCAAGACAGCAACCTTTCTGGAAACGCTGGAAGGCATCATCGGCCGCGACACGATGGATGAGGCAATGCGCACCTACTTCCAGCGCTTCAAATTTACACACCCGACGGCAGAGGATTTTCTGCGTACGATTGAGGAAGTTGCGGTAGCTCGCGGTAAAGCTGTAGCCAACTCAACAAACGTATCGCTCACTACTCCGGAGACGTCGACTCTTCCTGCAGTCAACTCGACGCTGCGGCCATTCTTGAATCAAGCTGTCTACGGAACACAGATGTTGGACTACGCTGTGGATCGCATCTCCTCCGACGAGATCCCTGCGAGCAAAGGCAAGAATGGGAAACCACAATATCAATCCACAGTGATCCTTCGCCGTAAAGGTGACTTCATTCTTCCGGTCACGGCTGAGATTGCCTTTGCCGACGGAACAAAGCTACGCGAGCACTGGGACGGCGTTGATCGCTGGACACAGTTTACTTATATGCGCGAGGCGAAAATCATCTCGGCTGAGATAGACCCGGACCACGTAATACCTCTCGACAGGAATGCGTTCAATAACAGCTTCACCATGCAGTCGAACGGAATCCCGGCACGCAAGCTCGCCACCCTGTGGCTTGAGCTGCATCAACTCGCACAACAATTGCTTGCGTGGATCGTTTAA
- a CDS encoding class I SAM-dependent methyltransferase, whose translation MAFLPELMQCRNALVLGDGDGRFLERLLATNGAIRATAIDSSAMMLQLLHKRCAAFADRLETYQVDALESQPTSFTPYDLVVTHFFLDCFTQSELKELIARTAPYLSPQALWVVSDFHVPTGWLRLPASLLVRSLYLAFRLLTGLRTTQLPDHKSALSQAGFERLACRPSLAGLLKAELWRKDSTDISQNL comes from the coding sequence ATGGCATTTCTGCCTGAGTTGATGCAGTGCCGCAATGCGCTTGTGCTTGGTGATGGCGACGGCAGATTTTTAGAAAGGCTATTGGCAACGAACGGCGCGATTCGAGCCACCGCGATCGACTCCAGCGCCATGATGCTGCAACTCCTGCATAAGCGATGCGCCGCTTTTGCTGATCGACTGGAGACGTATCAGGTGGACGCTCTCGAATCCCAGCCTACATCGTTTACCCCCTACGATCTCGTCGTCACGCACTTCTTCCTGGACTGCTTCACTCAGTCTGAACTTAAAGAACTTATTGCGCGGACTGCTCCATATCTATCACCGCAGGCGTTGTGGGTGGTCTCCGATTTTCACGTACCAACAGGATGGCTGCGCTTGCCTGCGAGCCTACTTGTGCGTTCCCTGTATCTTGCGTTCCGCCTCTTGACCGGATTGCGAACGACGCAGCTCCCCGATCATAAATCGGCGCTGTCGCAAGCTGGTTTTGAGAGGTTGGCGTGCCGCCCCTCTCTTGCAGGTCTATTAAAAGCTGAGCTTTGGCGAAAAGACTCTACTGATATCTCTCAAAACTTGTAG